In a genomic window of Gossypium arboreum isolate Shixiya-1 chromosome 7, ASM2569848v2, whole genome shotgun sequence:
- the LOC108463947 gene encoding alcohol dehydrogenase class-3-like — protein MATAGKVITCKAAVAYEPNKPLVIEDVQVAPPQAGEVRINILFTALCHTDAYTWSGKDPEGLFPCILGHEAAGIVESVGEGVTEVQPGDHVIPCYQAECKECKFCKSGKTNLCGKVRMATGAGIMMNDRKSRFSINGKPIYHFMGTSTFSQYTVVHDVSVAKVDPQAPLDKVCLLGCGVPTGLGAVWNTAKVEPGAIVAIFGLGTVGLAVAEGAKSAGASRVIGVDIDSKKFDIAKNFGVTEFVNPKDYDKPIQQVLVDLTDGGVDYSFECIGNVSVMRAALECCHKGWGTSVIIGVAASGQEISTRPFQLVTGRVWKGTAFGGFKSRSQVPWLVDKYMKKEIKIDEYITHNLTLGEINKAFDLMHEGGCLRCVLKMHE, from the exons ATGGCTACGGCAGGCAAAGTCATCACTTGCAAAG CTGCGGTGGCTTATGAACCGAACAAGCCGCTCGTCATTGAGGATGTCCAGGTGGCTCCGCCGCAAGCCGGTGAGGTTCGGATTAATATTCTCTTCACTGCTCTCTGCCACACTGATGCCTACACTTGGAGCGGAAAg GATCCTGAGGGTCTATTCCCATGCATTCTTGGTCATGAGGCTGCTGG GATAGTAGAAAGTGTTGGTGAAGGAGTAACCGAAGTTCAACCAGGTGATCATGTCATCCCTTGTTATCAGGCAGAGTGCAAAGAATGCAAGTTCTGCAAATCAGGGAAGACAAACTTATGCGGCAAAGTTAGGATGGCCACTGGAGCTGGCATCATGATGAATGATCGCAAGAGCCGATTCTCAATAAATGGAAAACCAATCTACCATTTCATGGGTACCTCAACATTTAGCCAGTACACTGTTGTACATGATGTTAGTGTTGCAAAGGTTGATCCGCAAGCTCCTTTGGACAAAGTATGCCTTCTTGGATGTGGTGTCCCAACCG GGCTTGGAGCAGTGTGGAACACAGCCAAAGTTGAACCAGGGGCTATTGTTGCTATTTTTGGCCTTGGGACTGTTGGTCTTGCG GTTGCAGAGGGTGCAAAATCGGCTGGTGCCTCGAGAGTAATTGGCGTAGATATTGACAGCAAAAAGTTTGATATAG CAAAGAATTTTGGAGTTACAGAGTTTGTGAATCCAAAGGACTATGATAAACCGATTCAGCAGGTCCTTGTTGATCTCACAGATGGTGGTGTTGATTACAGTTTTGAGTGTATTGGAAATGTCTCTGTCATGAGGGCTGCTTTGGAATGCTGTCACAAG GGGTGGGGAACATCAGTCATCATTGGTGTTGCAGCATCAGGTCAGGAGATATCTACTCGACCTTTTCAACTGGTTACTGGTCGTGTTTGGAAAGGGACTGCTTTCGGTGGCTTCAAGAGCCGCTCCCAAGTGCCCTGGCTTGTGGACAAGTACATGAAGAAG GAAATCAAAATCGATGAGTACATTACCCACAACTTGACCCTCGGAGAGATTAACAAGGCATTTGATCTGATGCATGAAGGGGGTTGCCTCCGATGTGTGCTGAAGATGCACGAATGA